Genomic DNA from Triticum dicoccoides isolate Atlit2015 ecotype Zavitan chromosome 4B, WEW_v2.0, whole genome shotgun sequence:
gacatgattaccttgattagtatgcttgaagtattactatttcttatgtcaatatgaacttttgtcttgaatcatttggatctgaacattcatgccacaataaagaaaattacattgagaaatatcctaggtagcattccacatcaaaaattttgtttttatcatttacctactcgaggacgagcaggaattaagcttggggatgcttgataagtctccaacgtatctataattttttattgttccatgctattatattacttgttttggatgtttatgggctttactttacacttttatatcatttttgggactaacctactaaccggaggcccagcccgaattgctgtttttttgcctatttcagtgtttcgaagaaaaggaatatcaaacggagtccaaataggatgaaaccttcgggagcgatctttttggaacaaacgcaacccaggaaacttggagtggacgtcaagaagcagccgaggcggccacgaggcaggagggcacgccccccaccctcatgggcccctcgtggctcccctgaccgacctccttcgcctatatatatccacataccctgaaaacatccaggagcaccacaaatacctaattccaccgccacaaccttctgtatccgcaagatcccatcatggagccttcgccggcgcttcaacgaagggggaatcgaccacggagggcttctacatcagcaccatagcctctccgatgagttgtgagtagtttaccatagaccttcgggtccatagttattaccagcAAGTATTACCAGCAAGGAACTCCCTGTGTGTTCATGGGTGCTAGAAAACTTTATGTGTAGAAAGAATAAGTTTGTGAGCAACTACTTGAGCActttaaaagaaaataaaatgggTTAAAAGTGAGAAAACTCGTGTATCCCCCAAAAATTTAGGCAAGTAGTGAGGTTGTTTAAAGCAAATCAAGTGCTACCATTAAGCAAAACATCTATAGATATGTTTACGTGTACTGACCTGCTGGGCTCCAAAAAAGAAAACAAGGTCTTTCTTACATAGTAAAACAACTAAGTCTCTGGAGTAGGTGGTGAGAAATTACCTGGAGAGTAGTTGGTGGTGGTTTCCTTACTTGGGCACTACTTTGATAGCTTTGAACATGTTTTATTGGGGTGGGACCTATAAAAAatacaaaacaaaacaaagtaaaCTAAGTAACCTTGTATATGGATCTAAAACAACTTATTGGGAATCTTTTAGGCAACTTCTGCTACCGTGTAAGCAAGTTGTGTCATCTTTTATGATGAAAAACTAAGGACCAAAAAATGAAACAATGCAAGAAGTAGTTTGGCTTTGATCCTGCTTTGAATACCAAAATTCTGGATTTGCTTGACATCTATATGGGACTTGCTTCAGTTTTATGTGTGAGTTGCCTATTATTTTGTGGACACGAACAGATTTGTGAATAGTCTGTTTCCACATTCCGAACATCCCAAAACCACTTCGTACCACCTAAAAATATATGTGCCTATGAGAAAAGCATGACTTGCTTGACAACTATATGGGACTTGTAAGGTATTTTATATGTGACTTGCAACAATCCAAAACATCAGGATTTGCTTAACCACTGCATGGGACTTGTGTCAAATCTGCTTCCATAATTCTGATCATCCCAAAAAACTTCCCTGACACCTAAAAATGTGTGCCCAAAATGTCATTTACCTGACTTTCACTACTCTAAAAAATGCTAGATATTTTACACAACCAAAGAAATAGCAGTACTTGCTTGACAACTATATGGGGTTTGCAAACAATTTTAATGTGTGACTTGCAACTACAGAAATCAAGATCTGCTTGCCAAACTACATGGGCTTGCTGTAGTTTTATGTGTAACTTGCCTATACTTTTTTTATATTTGCCTAATGTTTTTGAAGTTGACTAACCTAGATTGTCAGTGCTTTTTGAATTATTATAACTGAATCAAACAAGTGAAACAAAAACAAGCTTACCCGCAGCTTGTACCCAATTATGTATGACTTGCCTACTATTGCATGTGATTTGCCTATACTTTTTTTATATTTGCCCAATGGTTTTGAAGTTGGCTAACCCAGAATGTCTGTGCTTTCTGAATTCTTATAAGAATTGAATCAAACCAAGTTAACCCGCAGCTTGTACCCAATTATGGGCATTATGGGCACAACTTCTTGGGATAGATTCTCACTCATGTTGATATATGTGGGACGCTTCCCCCGGATCACGATTTCCTTTGTCCCTCTCTGACAATTGTACCCAATAATGGGAAAACTACTTTGTGCCTGCAGAGAAACCCAGAGAGCATGTGGGCGTCATtctaaaaaataaagagaaaaaaaacCTGGGATAAAAACAGCTTGCAAAAAAAATATCATTTCGGTTATATATTTTCTCCGTGCAGCTTTGTTTGATGCTCTTCGATGGCAGGAGATGGATCAGTGTCGAGAGTAACTGTTGGGGCTTGCTGGAGTTTTATGTGTGACTTGCCTATTATTGTAGGGGATTTGCCTAGAGTTTTTTTTTGTAGTTGCCTACTGTTTTGAAGTTGACTAACCCTGATCTGTGTGTGTTTTTTGAATTATCATAAGAACTAAAAAAAGTGAAAAGAAGCTTACATCCCGTCGCTCCCTGTGCCCCCTGCAAATCAATCTCGCCCCTCTCCTGCACGGTGATGCGCTCCATGAACCTCGTGTCCCCAACCCCATCCCAATCCCTTCCTCTCGCACATCTGCCTCCCTATGTCGTCTTAAAATCCCACCTCAGCGCTCTCCCAACCCCCGTCATCATCGGCGCACCAACGGACCCCCGAGGCGCACCCCATCCTGCAGTCGTGGCAAACTACTACGGCCGCTCGCCCAATACGGCGAGAACAACACACGAATCCAAAGCTTGCGACACATACCTGTGCTTTGCCCACAACGAATACGGCAAGAGCAACTCATACTTGTTTTGTAGGCAATTTCCATAGATTTTGCAGCGAATTCATTAGTTTGCTTGCCCCGAAGAAAAAAAAGATTAAAAAGTGGAAGTAAGAAGCAACTACAAGTAGATAGAAGGCAATTCCTACACTTTCAGGAAAAAAAATCTGGACCTATATGCTGTGGATCAACAAGTGTGGTCCCCCGGGCAAATGCATTTGTGGTTGTAGGCAAGTTATGCTCTGATCTAAGCAATTTGCATAGTATATCCAGGCAAAACTCCAGGTTTTGGTTTATAAAAAAAAGGTAGAAACTCGTAATGGGCAGCCCACTCCATCCCACCCCCGCCTCCACACCTAGGGGTGGGCATATAAACCGATGACCGAAGTACCGAACCGAATTAACTGTGACCAAACCCGAAGAGACCAAAACCGAATTCTTCAGTTAGAGCTTCGGTCAGTGATCCTAAAAAACCGAACATGTATCGGTGATTTCGGTTGTATTCGTGAAGTACCCCGAGTACACCGAATTACCCGAGAAATGTCAGGAGACAGGCCTAAGTCCGAGTTTTCACAACTCACACAGCCCAACATCTGAACCAAAGCCCAAatgctccactaaagcccaattgcTCCACTGCTAGTAGTACTCGATGGTCAAATAGGATGCTTGACAACTACATGGGACTTGCTACGGGTTTATCTATGACTTGCCTATTATTTGGACAAAAAGATTTGTGAACTCTCTGTTTACACACGCATAAAATGTCTAACACCCAAAACCCTTCCTCCCCCCCCCCTAAATGTGTGCACTTGGCTTTCACTCTGTTCTTTGCCATTTGCCTAGAATAGTTTTAAAGTTGCTtgatctctgtgtgtgtgtgtcaatTGCTTGGTCTAGCTGTCTGAAGTTGCCTAGCCCCCGATATGTGTGTGCTTTCTGAACTATCAAGAGACTACATTTTGAGGACAAAGTTCTACATCATTTTGAGGCAAATAGTACATACACAAAAATGGTTAGGCAAGTTTAAACACATGATCAAACTTCATGTAAACCTAGCGACACATCTGTATAAAAAATCAAGCATGGACTGGCTAtcatttttctgaagaaaaaaatactTTCGGTAACTCACACCAGCAGATGTAGCAACTGTCTACTCTGTGTTGGGCAATTTTCGGCACTTTCCCGAGGCAGTCCAACTCGTGTACTCTGCTTATCAGTTTCCCAGATTACATATACACGAGCAATCGAGCATGCAACTCATGCCCCTCCGCCAGGCAACTTCCAGCTCAAGCCCTCCCAAAAATTGCCTGTTATCAAAAACCTGATGATGATTATATCATCATCAAAACCCATTCCCCCTCCCTCTCGTCCCATGCATATCGTACTCATCCCCTGCACAAAAATGCACTCATAGATCTGCATCCCTATCCCGCACACACCCCACCCTTCCTCTCACACATCCGCCTCCTGCATGTGGTATGTAAAGCACAACTCGGCACTCTCCCCTTCCCATCCCCGGCGTGCGAATGGTGATTTACCCTTTTCACAAAATGTTCCTTTTAACAGGAAACATGCAACAAAATGTTTTTTGAATATTGGGGACATCGAAACACACAAGTTATAGGTTTGTTGTTTGGAAAACATAGAAATAATTTCCCTAAACAAACCTCGAGTAAGGGAGAAAGGATTGTGTGTCGGGTGAATCACACATGCACAACAGGCAAGTCACAAAAAACAGCAAGGAAGTCACATGCTTAACACTAGCAAGTCACGGCCAAATGTCAAGCAAGTCCTACTCATCAGTAGCTGCAATGCAGTGTCTAATGCATTCTAACTTGCTAGGGTAGACAAGAAACCTTGTGTTCATTTGGAAaaaatgtggacaatgaaataCACAAGCTATAGGTTGGTTTGTTTGAAAAAACTTAGAAACAATTTTCCTAAACAAACTTCAAGTGTGGAGGGAGAGGGGGTTGTGTGTTAGGTAAATCACACATTGAGAAACATGCAAAGTCACAGAGTTTGCCTATAAAACATCAGGCAAATCACATACTTAACACTAGGAAGTCACATTCAAATGTCAAGCAAGTCCTCCTCAAATGTCAAACAAATCACGTGGGTGTTTgaaaagggaaaaataaaaagAGCTTACCTGCAGCTAGTATTGAGTATGCTACTTGCTTGACATTTGAATGTGACTTGCCTGTTCTACATGTGTGATTTGCCTGACACACAACCCCCTATTCCCTCCCCCTGGCGAGTTTCCCCCTGACACTAAACCATTGGGCGAGTCGAAAAGCAAAAACAACCAACTACTTATCAATTGTTATGCAAGTTttgtgaggggggggggggcacactacTGTCAAGCTCAAAAAACCGCATATCTGACAACTCGTACCACACATCTGGCAACTCATGCCCACAGATCTGGCAACTCGTAGCCTCTGCCTGGCAACTTTCCACCCCGCACTCCTCTCAAACATCGCCAGAAAAAAGGTACTATAATAATCAACCCTTTCTACTGTCTAGTATCTATCCACTTAAAAAAATGCAAAATGTTATGACTACTACAACACCAATCAAATCAACAACCTAGGAGGCACATCGTACGCACTGGTTATCTACGCCAACATTCCAGAAAACAGCCCCATATCGATAGTACAACCCTCCTTGCTTTGAGCTACTGTTACATGACCGTGAGAAACTAATAGTACCACCGTATGTAAGTTCTTATGTAAGTTTCTATTATTTTTAGGCACCTCTCTATCCCAATGCATGCAATTTCTCCCGGCTCATCAATCAACAATGAAAAATAATAGACAAGGAGTACTAAAAGCTAGCAATTCTCAATTGCTAACACTATCagccgttgatcaaaagatggcagCTTAAATAACAAACTGAACACACTACGAGCATAAATTAGGGGCATTTTTTCAGCCAACTCAAGTAGAAAAATAGTACTTGCCAGGTTAGAAAGGGATTCCTGAAGTGGTGATTTTTCCCTGTGACCAACTAATGCACTGGGAGTCTGGGACATCCTTCCGGGAGGGCTTCAGCATCAGCGGCACCAAACACGGAAGAGCAGCATCGGAAGGCACGGCTCACCAGAGAAGAACACACGGGGGCTGGCTCCTCCGCAGCGCGCGGACGTGGGGAAGGAGGTGACCTGAGCACCTTCGTTGCGGCCCAGGTCGACCGCGCGGATGGGCAGCATCTCCGCAATGTTGCAAGAGATGCGGAGCTCCTGCAGCCACCCGAATAGCACACCGCGGGGCACGGATGCGGCGCGGAGGGGCACCTTGCGAGGAGTTGACGGCGTATCTGAGGACATGGCCGTCAGCCGCGACGACAAGACAGCGGTGTGCATCGTGGATCTGGCCGTCGGCTCACCTGCTCAATCTTGAAGCCCCACGGGCAAGGGAGAGAGGCTGAGGGGAGTGAGGAGATGGTGGGAGTGGTGGCTGGGCAAGAAGATGTGGGCGGTGGCGACGCATCCGGAGATGGTACGGCGGCGCATCCGGAGATGGTGTGGCACCGGATCAGGGGAAgaagagcgagagagaggaagagTGGCTGCATCGGGAGAGTGAAAAGGAGGGGGTGGGTGGGTTGTTTCAAAAATCCGACCATCGGACACCTGACGCCTCGATCTGGATCCGACGGCTCCCGCGGGCGTGTGCTCTGTAAGACAATAGAGCCCGCGACCACTTTTTAAGTTTTAGGGTGAAAAAAAAAAGGCTTCAGATCCCGAACAGCGTCGTGTCTGCAGTGCACAGCTAACCGGCGCTTCGAAAACGCGGGCGGCAAGCCAACGAAATTCGCGGCCGTGTGCGGTGTGTGCCACCCTAACTCGGATCGTCGACTGTGGATCCTCGCCTAGGGCGTAATTTCGACTCGAATTTGAATCCGACTCCAATCGAGATCGCTCCTGCGTCTATTTCCACCCTAATCTCGTCGATCGATCCATCTGCTCGCCACCCACCTCCCCTCCCCTGCTCCATCGATCCCCTGCTCCAATCGCCCTCGCCTCCACCGCGCGCGCACCCCCCCTCTCCAGCAACCGAAGCTGTTCGTCCGTCGGGCTAGCGCGATGGCCGCCCGCAAGCGGCCTGCCGCAGTCCTCGACGCCGGCCACGCCACCACGACGGCGCCTCAACAATCGCCGGCTTGCTGCAAGAGGAGCCGCACCAGAATCAGGAGCACCGCGGAGTACGACGAGGAGACCCGCCTCGGCGAGGGCGGCTTCGGCTgcgtcctcctggcgcgccaccgcGACACCCGCAGGATCGTCGCCATCAAGTACCTCTACTGGCCGGAGGGGTCCCAGCAGCCCCCCAACGCCGCTGAGCTTCTGCGGGAGGCCCGATTCCTCGAGGCCTGCGACGGGAACCCCTACGTCGTCGGCTTCGAGGGCCTAGTGCGCGACCCCGACAACGGCGCCTTCGGCCTCGTCATGGAGTACGTCGGCGCGCCGAGCCTCCACAAGTTCCTGCGGAACAGGCGCAGCGGCCAGCCGCTCCCGGAGTCCGCCGTGCGCGCCATCATGTGGAAGCTCCTCACCGGTGCCAGGACGATGCACGACCGCCACGTCGTCCACCGCGACATCAAgcccggcaacatccttgtcggCCAAGACGGCGAACTCGTCAAAATCTGCGACTTTGGGCTGGCGATCTCCATGTCCGAGCTGCCGCCGTACAACCAGGCCGGCACGCCGTTCTACGTGGCGCCCGAGGTGCTCCTGGGGAAGCGGGACTACAACGCGCTCGTGGACACGTGGTCTATCGGCTGCGTCATGGCCGAGATGCTCACCGGTAAGACGCTGTTCCtcggcgatgatgatgacgacgccaAAGACAATGAGATCATCCAGCTCTGGAGCATCTTCCGCTTGCTCGGGACGCCAGACGAGAGGACGTGGCCGGGGTTCACCTCTCTGCCGCTCACCGAAAAGACGCTGAAGCTGCTGCCGCGGGGGCACAAGCACAACAAGCTGCGCGATCTGTTCCCTGAAGAGAAGCTGTCCGAGCATGGATTCCAGGTGTTGCAAGGCCTCCTCACGTGCAACCCCGATAAGCGACTGACGGCGGCCGCCGCGCTCAAGCACCGATGGTTTGCTGCTCCTCGTCCCTCGGCCGCCGCTCCAAAGGTCGACGCTTTGTCGCTCCCGAAAAAGAAGGCGCCAAGGATCAAGTTCATCCCGCCGGCCATGCCAGAGAAGAATCTACTCAAAATTCCACTCGCCGTGTGGAACGCAGCTCATCGAGTCTAGTTAAACACTCCAGATTTAGCTGTTCTTGGATGAACCATCTATGTAAATGCTAGGATAAACTCTCGTGATGTAACTGTGCTTGGAAGTGGATGAGCCATCTATGAGCCATCAAGTAGAACTTGATTGCCGGATCGCCCATTAGTGTTGGCCTGCTTTTCTGAATTGTATGTGCCATTATGCAGATATGTGTAAATTGTGATGTAGTGTTGAGAGATCCATCAGAGGCTGTTGTTTACAGATGCTCAGCTTGTCATCAAGTTATAGTGCTCAATTTGTGTGGTTTTTTCTTTCCAAAATCCTGAGTGATGATAAATATGTAGTACAAATGTTCTAAGCAACACAAATCCTGAGTGGTGGATGAATTGATGGTTAAAATGTCCTGCTAGCTGGTACAGATTTCATGAGTACTTATAAGTTGAATAATGGTACCAGTACAGCAATTGGACTTGTTCATGTACTTCGGTGTATGTGTTTTTCGAAATTCCACCGTCTTTTTAATGCAAATTTCTATACTGTGAAATATAAAAATTTCTATACTGTGAAATATAACCACCGTTCGGAAATAAGTAGCGTGGTTTTATTCTAATATTTGAACTAAACCACACCACTTATATTCGACACTTATATTCGANNNNNNNNNNNNNNNNNNNNNNNNNNNNNNNNNNNNNNNNNNNNNNNNNNNNNNNNNNNNNNNNNNNNNNNNNNNNNNNNNNNNNNNNNNNNNNNNNNNNNNNNNNNNNNNNNNNNNNNNNNNNNNNNNNNNNNNNNNNNNNNNNNNNNNNNNNNNNNNNNNNNNNNNNNNNNNNNNNNNNNNNNNNNTCTTCAGAGGTTGTACTTGTTGGATCTTCGACACATCAAACTGTGGAAGATGACCTGCAGAGGGAATGTCATTCAAGAACTTAGTTCCTTTTAGTTCAGTCATATTCGTGGATAGAGCCAATATGGCTGCCCATGTGTGTCTGCCTGAAGCCCCAGTCTCATTGCTGCACGAATGGTCAGAATTGAAAACACAATCATCAGAAAAGTAAGTTCCAAGATAAAAACTACAAATATCGAAGTGGCACGGAAGAACGCATCCTTTTCCCCAACCGTTCCTCTCCAAACCTTAGGAGAGACGATTCATGGACGCATCGTGTCACCACCCCTCCTCCGCCAACAGTTGGCAATTCCTCCATGGGCTTTGTTGATATGGGAGTGCGGAGAGGTCCATATCTACTGCATGAAGTTGCAGCTTTCCCTGATTTGAGGCTGTTAGGTTGGTTTTTGTTGTGCGTCGCTTTGGCCTttttggtggtggcggtggcggtgctcAATAGAGTCCCCTTTGGTGGCAACTCgttagtggtggtggtggcgcttgAATAAGGTTCACTCAAGTCTCTCAAACTCGACAGTGCCATTTGCGGCGGCATCAATTGCTCGAGGGAGTATTTTCTCCTCGGCCATTCCGACACGGCGGCTGCTTCCTTTTGCAGTTTGATCCTCTGGCTTCGTTTCCTTCACGTCGATGCAGCTTCCGATGCTGGTGTGAGGCCTGTGAGAAATAAGAGGTTTAGTTGCGGCTCTTCCAATGCGACGATTTCTTGCTTAGGGCGCTGGTCTGGCGAGATTGTGTCCTTGATGACTTCCCATCTGTGATCAACAATGGCAGGCTGGCTCCGGCGATAGAGTGACATGCGACGGCGCACCATTGACCCGTTCAAGAGGGGCGGGGGGAGGGGGTGAAGGCGATACACCCCCAAGgactttaatattattttttcaGCGTTGTTTGTGTTACTAGTTGGTTAATAGATTTGAGTGCCAAAAAAAGTGGCGGGTAGAAGCATGGCTACTTAATGTATTTTATTTAGCGAGATGAGGGAAAGATTTGTGCCTTCATCATATCCGGCTCTTGTTGTGTAACTAACCTAACTGAGTGATGAGTGGTAGtatttttattttactttatgAGACGAGCCAAAGTATTTTATCTATGTTCCTCGAGCGTTACTAATTATTTTGTGTTGCACTTTTTTTGCATCGTtctgttagattttagcaaaatatTGTTTTGATAAAGTAGAAAATCTTTTTGATTGAGGGTCCAACAATCCTCTTCAAAATCAGTCTTTAGTTATTGTTTTCACATTCCTGTGTATGTAATATTGACCAATAATGTTCTGAATTAATGAGACAAGACAATCTCTATTCTATCTAAGTTGCGAAATATCGTTGCTCTCGTAAATCACAATAATATCATCTCTTGTTCCCCCTCCACTTATGATCTGTAACGCAATTGGGCTTCACTGTCAAACCATGTCATCTTCTTTCATGCGTACTTGGtagacatgtactccctctgtcccaaaatataagaacgtttttaacactacactagtgttaaaaatgttcttatattatggagtACTTACCACCCATGATGTACGTAGAAACTAAAGCTAAGAGTGGAGAAGGATGGCATGGAACTATAGCTAGCAGCGACACAACATTATATTGATGTTAACAATATAAGATATTCTGAGGTGACACAATGATACAGATGGTTGCTCGGTCTTCAtgaattggaggagaaggagataaCTAGCGAAGCAAATCCAAGAACGAAAGGTGAACAATCAACACCAATGGGTAGCCTTTGGATAAGCACTCTAAAAAGCCTTACTCTTGCAAAAGCAAAGTTTCTACTCGACTGGTTGTTTCAATCCAAATAGACGAAGCGGAAGTTTAAACAAGGGATTTCTATATCCGTACCCTCTGTTCCTTAGTTCTACTCAGATTTGCCCATGGCAACAAACATTCCTCACATTTCCCCTCCTTCACTCAGCTCATTCTCACAATTGCTCAAATGAAGCCTTGACGTCGGATCAAAGCAGTTGACCGTTACATGGCGCACTTACTGAGGAGTGGGGCTGGGGCTCTTATGACAGGTGGGCCGCGACCGCTTATGGCACTTGGGCCGAGGCAACTTCTCGAGTGGGACCTAGTTCTTTGGCTATCACTATTTCTCGCCTAAAATAGCCCGACCCGCACGTCCGACCCCCCACTTAGCCGTCGGCACCACAcagccctcccccccccccagccaTCGTCGTCATCGTTCCCTCGCCACCCACTCCGCNNNNNNNNNNNNNNNNNNNNNNNNNNNNNNNNNNNNNNNNNNNNNNNNNNNNNNNNNNNNNNNNNNNNNNNNNNNNNNNNNNNNNNNNNNNNNNNNNNNNNNNNNNNNNNNNNNNNNNNNNNNNNNNNNNNNNNNNNNNNNNNNNNNNNNNNNNNNNNNNNNNNNNNNNNNNNNNNNNNNNNNNNNNNNNNNNNNNNNNNNNNNNNNNNNNNNNNNNNNNNNNNNNNNNNNNNNNNNNNNNNNNNNNNNNNNNNNNNNNNNNNNNNNNNNNNNNNNNNNNNNNNNNNNNNNNNNNNNNNNNNNNNNNNNNNNNNNNNNNNNNNNNNNNNNNNNNNNNNNNNNNNNNNNNNNNNNNNNNNNNNNNNNNNNNNNNNNNNNNNNNNNNNNNNNNNNNNNNNNNNNNNNNNNNNNNNNNNNNNNNNNNNNNNNNNNNNNNNNNNNNNNNNNNNNNNNNNNNNNNNNNNNNNNNNNNNNNNNNNNNNNNNNNNNNNNNNNNNNNNNNNNNNNTTTGGTCTCAATCAATTATGTTTGCAGGTTAGGGATGGAAGAGTGCGATGGAAAAGTTTTGCGCCGGCGATGAGCTCTTGCTGGAAAAGTGCAAAGACATATGCTCATGGTTTCGAGCCAGAAAGCTCTCATGATGCACGCGTTGAAACTGATGATGGAAGCGAAGACAGGGGAGCTTGTGTTTCTGTCTACTGTTTACAAGATCCCTAGTCGGCTAAGGTGATGGAGGAGTCCTCCTCGAATTTGGCTTCTTCGTCTTGAATGACAAGTCTTCTAGATCCTTCCTTGTTGGGGACCCAGATGACGGACCGATAGTTGGGGCCGCATAATGCCTCAGGGTGCCTCGGGCCTGGCTGGTGATCCGACTTCCGGTCTCCTGAGGCACCCCTGGGCTGATCCTTGAGCTCGATTGCTTCTAGGTCGAGGTCGAATTGAGCCCGCTGTTTCTGAAAGAAGGCCGGGATCATAACCGGTTCCCGAAGCATTCTTGAAAAACAAATCTGTACCACCTTGCCCTTCGAGGCAACAAGTGACGCTTTATGTCGGGCTCTTCCGACCGTCAGGTAAATTCCGCGGTGCATGAGATTGCAAAATTTAGTTCCAATAATAGATTGGATGGTGTTCTTCTTAATTTTGTTCTGCCTTGCGCGATCTATTCTATCATGAATTATTGTAATAACATTTTAATAATTAATACTTGGGGCCATCTTTTTAAAAAGAATGTGGGTGATTAGTCGAAGATCTTAGAAATAGGGTGCCCCTATTTTCCGCCTTAACCTGCAAAGAGCTCATATTCATGGCTTAAAGCCCTTATAACGCGCGGAAGCTCGTATATGGGCTGGCACAAATATCTTCACATTTTTATTCTGAAAATAGTATTTACTTAACTAAATAAATTATTCTGAAGAAAAAGTTTCAGGATATATACTGCAAAGATAAAATAGAATGGTTCATCTATTTGAAGACATGGTTGTCGCTTGTTATATTTTTATATATGTACCAAAAACGTTGATGTACTTTAAAAATTGTTTGTGTATTTAGACAAAACAAATTTGGAAACTATAAAATAATTCATGTGTTTTTTTTATAAAATGCCAGGTTAAAAAAACATTCATGTATCATAAAAATAACTAAAAATGGGAAACATGAGGAAAACCAACTAAAAACCGATGGAGAAAAAGAAAAATCAACATGAAATTAATGGGAAAAGGAAAGAAAATCGACAAAAAACACACAATGGAAAAAATGGGCCTGACCTAGTATTACACAAGGTGCGCATTATAGCGACAAGGAGCGTGGAATAAGGCTTTCATCGGCACATACTGTAGCTCCATCCGAAGAAAGCATAAATAGGCTGACAACTAGCACGCATTAACAAGCACATTTTCCTCTTTCCTAAAAATATCAAAATTCACACATACTTTATGGAAAAAAAATTAATCATTTTAAAAGGATATTATGTGTTGCGAAATGATAAAATATACATACCAAAAAAATCTACTAAAAAGAAAAATCCATACATTATGGTAAACTGTTCATATATATGTAAAAAAGAATGATACTTACACGGAATTGTGATATAAAATAATGTTAATgtatgtgaaataaatatattcgtGTATCAAAAAAATGTTCTTGTATTATGAAAAAATAGGGTATTGATATAAGAAATATTCAGTTTTAATCAGGATTTTCTTTTCCGTTCTTTCCTTTTAATCCGGTTCGAATTGCTAGCTGGCATGTTTGTGCTTTACATCATTGTTCAAACAATTTGGCATCCATGTCTAATAAAATATATGTTGATTAAGTTAGCatcttcacatgtactccctctgtccccaaATAGATTGCATCTGTCAAAA
This window encodes:
- the LOC119292794 gene encoding putative cyclin-dependent kinase F-2; the protein is MAARKRPAAVLDAGHATTTAPQQSPACCKRSRTRIRSTAEYDEETRLGEGGFGCVLLARHRDTRRIVAIKYLYWPEGSQQPPNAAELLREARFLEACDGNPYVVGFEGLVRDPDNGAFGLVMEYVGAPSLHKFLRNRRSGQPLPESAVRAIMWKLLTGARTMHDRHVVHRDIKPGNILVGQDGELVKICDFGLAISMSELPPYNQAGTPFYVAPEVLLGKRDYNALVDTWSIGCVMAEMLTGKTLFLGDDDDDAKDNEIIQLWSIFRLLGTPDERTWPGFTSLPLTEKTLKLLPRGHKHNKLRDLFPEEKLSEHGFQVLQGLLTCNPDKRLTAAAALKHRWFAAPRPSAAAPKVDALSLPKKKAPRIKFIPPAMPEKNLLKIPLAVWNAAHRV